One Lottiidibacillus patelloidae DNA window includes the following coding sequences:
- a CDS encoding ABC transporter ATP-binding protein has protein sequence MTHLLNVRELRTSFFTDKGEIPAVDNVSFQINEREIVGIVGESGCGKSVTSLSIMGLIPQPPGKIVGGEIIYNGKDLIHSSENEMQKIRGNEISMIFQEPMTSLNPLFTIGEQLIEAILIHQDISKKEAATKAINIMKEVGLPRAEQLMTEYPHQLSGGMRQRIVIAMALTCNPKLIIADEPTTALDVTIQAQILNLMKKINEERNTAIMLITHDLGVVAEVCDRVIVMYAGKVVEEGTVKEIFANPQHPYTKGLLHSIPQLDVKKEKLFSIKGQVPKPGSIKEGCAFYKRCEQAVSKCHILSPHLVSTSASHSVRCWLLDEEGSKACE, from the coding sequence ATGACACATCTTCTTAATGTAAGGGAGCTAAGAACCTCTTTTTTTACTGATAAAGGTGAAATACCTGCAGTAGATAATGTTAGCTTTCAAATTAACGAAAGAGAAATTGTAGGAATAGTAGGGGAATCTGGCTGCGGAAAAAGTGTCACCTCTCTATCAATTATGGGATTGATTCCACAACCGCCTGGAAAGATTGTTGGTGGAGAAATTATATATAATGGAAAAGATTTAATACATAGCTCCGAAAACGAAATGCAGAAAATACGCGGGAACGAAATATCTATGATCTTTCAAGAACCGATGACCTCTTTGAATCCACTCTTCACGATAGGTGAGCAATTGATTGAAGCAATACTCATACATCAAGACATTTCCAAAAAAGAAGCTGCAACAAAAGCAATAAACATAATGAAAGAAGTAGGACTACCTCGAGCAGAACAACTAATGACGGAATATCCACATCAACTTTCTGGTGGAATGCGTCAGCGGATTGTTATTGCTATGGCTTTAACTTGTAATCCGAAATTAATCATTGCAGACGAGCCTACAACAGCTCTCGATGTAACAATACAAGCACAAATCTTAAATTTAATGAAAAAAATAAATGAAGAACGGAACACAGCAATCATGTTAATTACGCATGATTTAGGAGTAGTGGCAGAAGTTTGTGACCGAGTCATTGTTATGTATGCTGGCAAAGTTGTTGAGGAAGGAACAGTAAAAGAAATTTTTGCAAACCCACAACACCCATACACAAAAGGGCTATTACATTCCATTCCTCAACTAGATGTAAAAAAAGAAAAACTTTTTTCCATTAAGGGGCAAGTTCCAAAGCCTGGGTCAATTAAAGAAGGTTGTGCGTTTTATAAACGTTGTGAACAAGCGGTTAGTAAGTGTCATATCCTTAGCCCGCATTTAGTATCAACTTCCGCAAGTCACTCCGTTCGTTGTTGGTTGCTTGATGAAGAAGGGAGTAAAGCTTGTGAGTAA
- a CDS encoding ABC transporter permease encodes MLSYTIRRIMMVLPVLLGMTVIVFLIVHAIPGNPAQVMLGQQASKEAIEQLTKQLGLDLPLHIQYLDYIKNLVTGDLGVSLHTKKEIAEEIWPYLAATMELSFVAMIIAIVIGMNAGIISAWFQNTWFDYTAMIFALIGVSIPIFWLGLMEQWFFALQLDILPSYGRDNVRNPVEAITHFYLIDTLIQGRIDQFVDVVRHLILPSFALATIPMAIIARITRSSMLDVLRSDYIRTARAKGAKMKVVIYKHALKNALIPVITIIGLQTGLLLGGAILTETIFSWPGVGRYIYEAIGTRDFPVIQSGILVVATIFITINLLVDLLYSWIDPRIRYR; translated from the coding sequence ATGCTTTCCTATACAATTAGAAGAATTATGATGGTGTTACCAGTACTGTTAGGTATGACAGTTATTGTTTTCTTAATCGTTCATGCAATTCCAGGTAATCCGGCACAAGTAATGTTAGGCCAGCAAGCATCAAAAGAAGCTATTGAGCAATTAACAAAACAATTAGGTCTTGATCTTCCACTTCATATTCAATATTTGGATTATATTAAAAACCTAGTTACTGGTGACCTAGGAGTTTCTTTACATACAAAAAAAGAAATTGCCGAAGAAATTTGGCCTTATCTAGCTGCAACGATGGAACTATCGTTTGTGGCAATGATAATCGCAATAGTAATTGGAATGAACGCTGGTATAATCAGTGCTTGGTTTCAAAATACATGGTTTGATTACACTGCTATGATCTTTGCGTTGATTGGTGTTTCCATTCCAATTTTTTGGCTTGGATTAATGGAGCAATGGTTTTTTGCATTACAGCTAGACATTCTCCCTTCGTATGGAAGAGATAATGTCCGAAATCCTGTCGAAGCAATTACTCACTTTTATTTAATAGATACGTTAATTCAAGGCAGGATTGATCAGTTTGTGGATGTTGTTAGACATTTAATTCTCCCGAGCTTTGCACTAGCGACAATTCCAATGGCAATCATAGCAAGGATAACTAGGTCAAGTATGTTGGATGTATTAAGATCTGACTATATCCGTACAGCAAGAGCAAAAGGTGCAAAGATGAAAGTTGTTATTTATAAACACGCTTTAAAAAATGCACTTATTCCTGTCATTACGATAATCGGGTTACAAACAGGCTTATTATTAGGTGGGGCAATTTTAACAGAAACCATTTTTAGTTGGCCTGGAGTCGGTAGATATATTTATGAAGCAATCGGAACGCGCGACTTCCCAGTTATTCAATCGGGGATTTTAGTAGTTGCCACTATTTTTATAACAATAAATCTTTTAGTCGACTTACTTTACAGTTGGATTGACCCACGCATTAGATATCGTTAA
- the nikC gene encoding nickel transporter permease, with product MLPELKEKLPEIKQEPQVESPFQESWRAMRKNKIALVGMTIIIFFVTIALLADVIAPHGINDQAFENRLESPSAKHWFGTDDFGRDILSRVIYGARISLWVGFFSVLGSIIVGTTLGILAGYFGRWVDTIISRLFDILLAFPSILLAIAIVAVLGPSLQNALIAIAVINIPTFGRLVRSKVLSLKEEEFILAAKSQGMGHSRIIVHHIFPNSIAPIIVQGTLSIGTAIIEAAALGFLGLGAAPPDPEWGMMLADAKTYMQQAPWTMIFPGLAIMLTVLGFNLMGDGLRDALDPRMKS from the coding sequence ATGTTACCAGAATTAAAAGAGAAACTTCCAGAAATAAAGCAAGAACCGCAAGTTGAAAGCCCATTTCAAGAATCATGGCGTGCAATGAGAAAGAATAAAATTGCTCTAGTCGGAATGACCATTATTATTTTCTTTGTAACGATTGCTTTATTAGCGGATGTTATTGCACCGCACGGAATTAATGATCAAGCATTTGAAAACAGATTAGAATCGCCATCTGCGAAGCATTGGTTTGGGACAGATGATTTTGGTAGAGATATTTTATCGAGAGTCATTTATGGTGCTAGAATTTCATTATGGGTTGGCTTTTTTTCCGTTTTAGGGTCAATTATTGTTGGAACGACTTTAGGAATTTTGGCAGGGTACTTTGGAAGATGGGTGGATACAATTATTTCAAGGTTATTTGATATCCTACTTGCTTTCCCTAGTATCTTGTTAGCAATTGCAATTGTAGCCGTTTTAGGACCGTCGTTACAAAATGCTTTAATTGCTATCGCGGTAATTAATATCCCAACCTTCGGACGGTTAGTTCGCTCAAAAGTACTTAGCTTAAAAGAAGAAGAATTCATTTTAGCAGCAAAATCACAAGGGATGGGACATTCAAGAATTATAGTTCACCACATTTTTCCCAACAGTATAGCTCCCATTATTGTTCAAGGAACATTAAGTATAGGTACTGCAATTATTGAAGCAGCTGCACTAGGGTTTTTAGGACTTGGCGCAGCACCGCCTGATCCTGAGTGGGGAATGATGTTAGCGGATGCGAAAACGTATATGCAACAAGCACCTTGGACTATGATATTTCCAGGGTTAGCGATCATGTTAACGGTATTAGGATTTAATTTAATGGGTGATGGATTACGTGATGCATTAGACCCAAGAATGAAAAGTTAA
- a CDS encoding C40 family peptidase: MKKLEFIKGHKIEGDSIILFLDENMAEFSKELGSYPDDNLTFNQKVSSYIKECFPNLKVNTVKVMVGGILISTLPFTGVFNSTSVEAAATSASTYTVQSGDSLYRIANEFNTSVAEIKNANNLSSDLIRIGQTLQVPSTVNASNYVVQSGDSLSVIAQRNDTTVSAIKSVNGLTSDTIYVGQTLEIPSAATIANSNYVVQSGDSLSVIASKYGTTVQQIKSANGLSSDVIYVGQTLKVPSGAESAEVQSTTYNVVSGDSLSEIANRFNVSVSQIKATNGLSSDVIYVGQTLKIPGSSSAPSVVEQSDRINVINNLLTDANNYIGTPYVWGGSTPSGFDCSGFVYFMQNKHGIDIPRTTSGNLYKMGTPVSYGDLQPGDLVFFGVNEPGVVSHVGFYQGDGNFISATSSKGIASVSMDNSYWSQYYMGAKRVY; the protein is encoded by the coding sequence GTGAAAAAATTGGAATTTATTAAAGGGCATAAAATCGAAGGGGATTCAATAATTCTCTTTTTAGATGAAAACATGGCAGAATTCTCAAAGGAATTAGGAAGTTATCCTGATGACAATTTAACTTTTAATCAGAAAGTATCCTCTTACATTAAGGAATGTTTTCCAAATCTGAAAGTAAATACAGTTAAGGTGATGGTTGGAGGTATCTTAATTTCGACATTACCTTTTACAGGTGTGTTTAATAGTACTTCTGTAGAAGCAGCGGCAACGAGTGCAAGTACGTATACAGTTCAATCTGGGGATAGTTTGTATCGTATTGCAAACGAATTTAACACAAGTGTTGCTGAAATTAAAAATGCCAATAATTTATCTTCTGATTTAATAAGGATTGGTCAAACGTTACAAGTTCCATCAACAGTAAATGCAAGTAACTATGTAGTTCAAAGTGGTGATTCATTATCAGTGATTGCCCAGAGAAATGATACAACAGTGTCTGCAATCAAAAGTGTGAATGGATTAACTAGTGATACGATTTATGTAGGACAAACATTAGAAATACCTTCAGCTGCCACAATAGCTAATAGTAATTATGTAGTGCAATCAGGAGACTCTCTTTCAGTGATAGCTAGTAAGTATGGAACAACGGTTCAACAAATTAAATCAGCCAATGGGTTAAGTTCAGATGTGATTTATGTTGGTCAAACATTAAAAGTCCCTTCTGGAGCGGAAAGTGCTGAAGTGCAATCAACAACATACAATGTTGTTTCTGGCGATTCGTTATCAGAGATAGCTAACCGTTTTAATGTAAGTGTAAGTCAGATTAAAGCAACAAATGGACTATCATCAGATGTGATTTATGTCGGCCAGACTTTAAAGATACCGGGAAGTTCTTCAGCACCATCAGTTGTAGAACAGTCAGACCGGATAAATGTTATTAACAATTTACTTACTGACGCGAATAATTATATCGGTACTCCATATGTTTGGGGTGGTTCTACACCTTCTGGTTTCGATTGTTCTGGGTTTGTTTATTTTATGCAAAATAAGCACGGCATTGATATTCCTAGAACGACTTCAGGAAATTTATATAAAATGGGAACACCCGTTAGTTATGGAGACTTGCAACCAGGTGACTTAGTTTTCTTTGGAGTTAATGAACCTGGAGTAGTATCACATGTTGGCTTCTATCAAGGAGATGGCAACTTTATTTCAGCTACTTCTTCAAAAGGTATTGCCTCAGTATCTATGGACAATTCCTACTGGTCTCAATATTACATGGGGGCAAAAAGAGTGTACTAA
- a CDS encoding ABC transporter ATP-binding protein, which produces MSKNALLKVNNLKKYFPVEEGLFSISSNPVKAVDDISFEIYEGETFGLVGESGCGKSTTGRTLMRLSDPTDGSIEFKDQNITSLPERKLRKLRKHMQMIFQDPFASLNPRHTVEKILEEPLIVHKIGTKKERKKMVREMLEVVGLNGDYAKRYPHQFSGGQRQRIGIARALILNPNLIVADEPVSALDVSIQSQILNLMKDLQKKFNLTYLFIAHDLSVVRHICDRVGVMYLGGLVEMSESDKVYENPKHPYTKALLSAVPIPNPEVKRERILLTGDVPSPANPPNGCVFHTRCYECMDICKVEKPKYQEVEPGHYVACHLFNEKEPTDK; this is translated from the coding sequence GTGAGTAAAAATGCATTACTAAAAGTAAATAATTTAAAAAAGTATTTTCCAGTCGAGGAAGGATTATTTTCCATTTCTTCAAATCCTGTAAAAGCAGTGGATGATATTTCATTTGAGATATATGAAGGTGAAACGTTTGGTTTAGTTGGGGAAAGTGGATGTGGCAAATCAACTACAGGTCGTACGTTAATGCGGTTAAGCGACCCTACTGATGGATCAATTGAATTTAAAGATCAAAATATCACATCATTACCTGAAAGGAAGTTAAGGAAGTTACGAAAACATATGCAAATGATCTTTCAAGACCCATTTGCATCATTGAACCCGAGGCACACCGTAGAAAAGATTTTAGAAGAACCTTTAATTGTGCATAAAATTGGTACGAAAAAAGAGAGAAAGAAAATGGTTCGTGAAATGCTTGAAGTTGTAGGTTTAAATGGAGATTATGCCAAACGTTACCCACACCAATTTAGTGGTGGTCAAAGGCAAAGAATTGGAATAGCAAGAGCTTTAATATTAAATCCAAACTTAATTGTAGCAGACGAACCCGTGTCTGCGTTGGACGTATCCATTCAGTCACAAATTTTAAATTTAATGAAAGATTTACAAAAAAAGTTTAACTTAACTTATTTGTTTATTGCTCATGATTTAAGTGTAGTTAGACATATTTGTGATCGAGTTGGCGTGATGTACTTAGGCGGATTAGTAGAAATGTCTGAAAGTGATAAAGTCTATGAAAATCCTAAACATCCATATACGAAAGCTTTATTGTCTGCCGTTCCTATTCCTAATCCTGAAGTGAAGAGGGAACGAATCCTTTTAACAGGTGATGTCCCTTCTCCAGCAAACCCTCCTAACGGGTGTGTATTCCATACTAGATGTTATGAGTGTATGGATATTTGTAAAGTTGAGAAACCGAAGTACCAAGAAGTTGAACCAGGTCATTACGTTGCTTGTCATCTTTTTAATGAAAAGGAACCAACTGACAAGTAA
- a CDS encoding DUF3221 domain-containing protein has translation MKLKFGFVLMLLVLIISGCAEKKTYEEPGAGDGAANPNGITIEGTILKVVETSSGDKKILVAEGDVKDEGDYNKSPITLVQESKYSNLYWVKVESIEGYEAGQKVTVNTKDKPSGNALPYQTEAHSVEQR, from the coding sequence ATGAAATTGAAATTTGGATTTGTTTTAATGTTGTTAGTGTTAATTATCTCGGGTTGTGCAGAAAAGAAAACATATGAAGAGCCAGGTGCTGGAGATGGAGCGGCTAACCCTAATGGAATTACAATTGAAGGGACAATCTTAAAAGTTGTTGAAACTAGCTCAGGAGATAAAAAAATATTAGTGGCTGAAGGCGATGTTAAAGATGAGGGAGATTACAACAAATCTCCAATTACTTTAGTACAAGAAAGCAAATATTCAAACCTTTATTGGGTTAAAGTTGAATCAATTGAAGGATATGAAGCTGGTCAAAAAGTAACGGTTAATACGAAAGATAAGCCTTCTGGAAATGCATTACCTTATCAAACTGAAGCACATAGTGTTGAACAACGCTAA
- a CDS encoding MDR family MFS transporter has translation MKSTLRAYREMDRNIWIRFIGESINSIAFMMLMPFFALYLSDKVDSLFLVGIIMAVSPVAAVFGSFIGGRFADIYGRKPIMILSMVGNGIVMIGFVFYDSFLAFLILSAFFGLFNSLFHPAASAMVADVTPPEKRTEAFGLLRMGHNIGAAIGPLLGASIIFLSKAVVFIIAGASVFLYSLIVLIFISETLPKVDKEKDKEDDTTEKLPSAIQVLLMDKILLLFILTGVIISMSFSQMEGMLPLHFAIEFPKFSDVQNPFPYLMAFNGLLVVLFQFPISSWVSDKPIGKVMFYGAGLFGLGILAIGYLPRLFSSLDMSFVQVILWLLLVYGIYTFGEMLMSPVQMTFVANLAPENLRGTYMGASGLQWILGGALGPLLAGWLLDINLGIVLFSILGIGCIVAGIVYISLDKLVANRSH, from the coding sequence ATTAAAAGTACTTTACGAGCATATCGAGAAATGGACCGGAACATTTGGATTCGATTTATTGGTGAATCCATAAACAGTATTGCCTTCATGATGTTAATGCCTTTCTTCGCTTTATATTTAAGTGATAAAGTTGATTCATTATTTTTAGTCGGTATTATAATGGCAGTGTCTCCTGTTGCAGCTGTTTTCGGATCGTTTATTGGTGGTCGTTTCGCTGATATTTATGGAAGAAAACCGATAATGATTTTATCTATGGTCGGTAACGGAATTGTAATGATTGGATTTGTCTTTTATGACAGCTTTTTAGCTTTTCTAATATTATCTGCATTCTTCGGATTGTTCAATTCATTATTCCACCCGGCTGCTTCGGCAATGGTAGCTGATGTAACACCACCAGAAAAACGGACAGAAGCGTTTGGATTACTACGAATGGGACATAACATCGGTGCAGCTATCGGTCCTTTACTAGGAGCTTCAATCATCTTTTTATCGAAAGCAGTTGTCTTCATCATTGCTGGTGCTTCCGTCTTTCTTTACTCATTAATTGTTTTAATCTTTATTTCTGAAACGCTCCCTAAGGTTGATAAAGAAAAAGACAAAGAAGATGATACAACCGAAAAGCTTCCAAGTGCTATCCAAGTTCTCCTAATGGATAAAATATTATTATTGTTTATTTTAACAGGTGTCATTATATCTATGAGTTTCTCTCAAATGGAAGGAATGCTTCCATTACACTTTGCGATTGAATTCCCTAAATTTTCTGATGTGCAAAATCCATTTCCATATTTAATGGCATTTAACGGACTTTTGGTTGTCTTATTCCAATTTCCGATCTCTTCTTGGGTCAGTGATAAGCCAATTGGAAAAGTAATGTTTTATGGTGCCGGCTTATTTGGACTTGGTATATTAGCAATCGGATACTTACCACGTTTATTCTCATCATTAGACATGTCTTTTGTACAAGTAATTCTTTGGCTGTTACTTGTTTATGGGATTTATACATTTGGCGAAATGTTAATGTCTCCTGTGCAGATGACTTTCGTAGCTAATTTAGCTCCCGAAAATTTACGCGGTACTTACATGGGGGCTTCTGGCTTACAATGGATTTTAGGAGGTGCTTTAGGGCCCCTTCTAGCTGGATGGCTACTAGATATTAATTTAGGAATAGTCTTATTTTCCATTCTAGGAATTGGCTGTATAGTTGCGGGTATCGTTTATATTTCTTTGGATAAATTGGTTGCCAATCGAAGTCATTAA
- a CDS encoding SDR family oxidoreductase, which produces MNKVAVVTGSSSGFGLFISIELAKIGYDVLATMRDLNKSEELIKLATKEGVINNIHLFKLDVSEQLSIENFKMNLNQFSRVDVLVNNAGYAQSGFIEELPLQELKEQFDTNVFGVASVTKVVLPLMRKQNSGTIVNMSSISGLIGFPGLAAYVSSKHALEGLSESMRLELKPFGIHVVLIEPGSYSTNIWSKGMDIEINEESPYYKMGQRLMVQVKSGQTRLGNPKDVVDLVVKVIKKRKPKLRYSIGKGVRSTIIIKRILPWSIWEYIVNKTLQKK; this is translated from the coding sequence ATGAATAAAGTTGCTGTAGTGACAGGTTCATCAAGTGGATTCGGTTTATTCATTTCAATTGAACTTGCAAAAATAGGTTACGATGTATTAGCTACTATGAGAGATTTAAATAAATCAGAAGAGCTAATAAAGCTTGCAACAAAAGAAGGAGTAATAAACAATATTCATTTGTTCAAATTAGATGTAAGTGAACAATTATCAATAGAAAACTTTAAAATGAATCTAAATCAATTTTCCAGGGTTGATGTATTGGTTAATAACGCTGGCTACGCACAAAGTGGTTTTATAGAAGAATTACCATTGCAAGAATTAAAAGAGCAATTTGATACAAATGTGTTTGGTGTGGCTTCAGTTACAAAAGTGGTTCTACCTTTAATGAGGAAACAAAACTCGGGAACGATTGTTAATATGAGTAGTATTAGTGGATTGATAGGATTTCCGGGGCTAGCAGCTTACGTCTCATCCAAGCATGCTTTAGAAGGTTTAAGTGAAAGTATGAGATTAGAACTAAAACCGTTCGGTATTCATGTAGTCTTAATTGAGCCAGGTTCTTATAGTACAAACATTTGGTCAAAAGGAATGGATATCGAAATAAATGAAGAATCACCCTATTATAAGATGGGCCAACGTTTGATGGTACAAGTAAAATCGGGTCAGACAAGGTTAGGCAATCCTAAAGATGTAGTAGATCTAGTGGTCAAAGTAATAAAGAAAAGAAAACCGAAGTTACGCTACTCAATTGGAAAAGGAGTTAGAAGTACAATAATTATTAAAAGAATCTTACCTTGGTCTATTTGGGAGTATATAGTTAATAAAACGTTACAAAAAAAATAA
- a CDS encoding ribonuclease H-like YkuK family protein, with protein sequence MHFFSPSKGKISIQELLTELSLYIQDSSPSNYKIIIGTDSQTYKDKTIFVTAVIIQRLGKGARFFYKKKKQKPIHDLRTRIYTETELSLKHLNSLKEKGLANLFAKYPVEVHVDIGRNGDTRQLIHEVVGWVTAVGYTAKIKPDSFGASSVADKFTS encoded by the coding sequence TTGCACTTTTTTAGTCCATCGAAAGGGAAAATTTCAATACAAGAACTACTTACAGAACTCTCTTTGTACATTCAAGATTCCTCACCAAGTAACTATAAAATAATCATAGGAACAGATTCTCAAACATATAAAGATAAGACAATCTTTGTTACTGCTGTAATTATTCAACGATTAGGGAAAGGTGCTCGATTCTTCTATAAGAAGAAGAAACAAAAACCGATTCATGATTTACGTACTAGAATTTACACAGAAACCGAACTAAGTTTAAAACATTTAAATTCCCTAAAGGAAAAAGGATTGGCAAATTTATTTGCGAAGTACCCAGTAGAAGTACATGTAGACATTGGTCGAAATGGTGATACGAGACAACTCATCCATGAAGTAGTCGGATGGGTAACAGCTGTAGGTTATACTGCAAAGATAAAACCTGATTCATTTGGGGCAAGCTCAGTAGCAGATAAATTCACAAGTTAA
- a CDS encoding ABC transporter substrate-binding protein: protein MLRKGLIATFSLLLVLSMALAGCSSSSSSDDILVYGRGADSKSLDAAVVTDGESIKVTKNIYDTLVDYGDDNTDIQAALATKWDVSDDALTYTFTLREGVKFHDGTDFNADAVVSNFKRWMSGDGEYYYYKSMFGGFEGDAGHVIKEVKALDTYQVQFTLTRPQAPFLKNLAMPVFGIASPTAIEKHGDKYGENPVGTGPFKFVEWKRGDTITLEKNEDYWMEGYPKLSKVIFQSIPDNQSRLNALLTGAIDLMDGVSPSDVAKIEGEADYQVFTRPSMNVGYLGLNVEKGPLKNKLVRQALNHAVDKQAIIDAFYEGQAEPAKNPLPPIIAGYNDDIDPYPYDLEKAKKLLKQAGYGDGFTMELWAMPVPRPYMPDGKKVAEAIQASFAKIGVNARIKSYDWATYLDLARKGEADSFLLGWTGDNGDADNFLYVLLDKDTIDSNNYARYSSDKVHDLLIKAQSTPDEAERTKLYKEAQEIIHEDAPWIPLVHSKPALGAHSKVQGFTPHPTGSDKLTKVYFK from the coding sequence ATGTTAAGAAAAGGTTTAATTGCAACATTTAGTCTTTTGTTAGTATTGTCTATGGCATTAGCTGGTTGTAGTTCTAGCTCTTCGTCAGACGACATCCTTGTTTACGGACGAGGTGCAGATTCTAAGTCATTAGATGCTGCTGTAGTAACTGATGGGGAATCGATTAAAGTTACGAAGAACATTTATGACACTTTAGTTGATTATGGTGATGATAACACAGACATCCAAGCTGCATTAGCTACTAAATGGGATGTTTCTGACGACGCGTTAACGTATACATTTACTTTACGTGAAGGAGTTAAGTTCCATGATGGTACTGACTTTAATGCAGATGCTGTTGTATCTAACTTTAAACGTTGGATGAGCGGAGACGGCGAATATTACTACTACAAGTCAATGTTTGGTGGTTTTGAAGGGGATGCTGGTCACGTAATTAAAGAAGTGAAGGCACTTGATACATATCAAGTACAATTTACATTAACACGTCCGCAAGCTCCATTCTTAAAGAACTTAGCAATGCCTGTATTCGGAATTGCAAGTCCAACAGCAATTGAGAAACACGGTGATAAATATGGTGAAAACCCAGTAGGAACTGGTCCATTCAAATTTGTTGAATGGAAGCGTGGTGATACAATTACGTTAGAAAAGAACGAAGATTATTGGATGGAAGGATATCCTAAGTTAAGTAAAGTTATTTTCCAATCAATTCCAGATAATCAGTCGCGATTAAATGCATTATTAACAGGTGCAATTGACCTAATGGATGGCGTAAGTCCTAGTGATGTTGCGAAAATTGAAGGAGAAGCAGATTATCAAGTTTTTACTCGACCTTCAATGAACGTTGGTTATTTAGGACTTAACGTTGAAAAAGGACCTCTGAAAAACAAATTAGTACGTCAAGCGTTAAACCACGCTGTTGATAAACAAGCGATCATTGATGCGTTCTATGAAGGCCAAGCTGAGCCAGCAAAGAACCCACTACCGCCAATTATTGCAGGGTATAACGACGACATCGATCCATATCCATATGATTTAGAAAAGGCTAAGAAATTGTTAAAACAAGCTGGTTATGGCGATGGATTCACAATGGAATTATGGGCAATGCCAGTACCACGTCCTTACATGCCTGATGGGAAAAAAGTTGCTGAAGCAATCCAAGCATCTTTCGCAAAAATCGGAGTTAATGCTCGTATCAAGTCTTACGATTGGGCGACTTACTTAGATTTAGCACGTAAAGGTGAAGCAGATTCATTCTTATTAGGATGGACTGGAGATAATGGAGATGCAGATAACTTCCTTTATGTATTATTAGATAAAGATACAATCGACAGCAATAACTATGCTCGTTATTCAAGTGATAAAGTGCATGATTTATTAATTAAAGCTCAATCAACTCCAGATGAAGCAGAAAGAACTAAGCTTTATAAAGAAGCACAAGAAATAATTCATGAAGACGCACCTTGGATTCCGTTAGTTCACTCTAAACCAGCTCTAGGGGCACATAGTAAAGTACAAGGATTTACTCCACACCCTACAGGTTCTGATAAATTAACAAAAGTTTACTTTAAATAA
- a CDS encoding DegV family protein — translation MKKIAWITDSTAYLSPELKNHPDIYVLNTTLHFNDEIYKDEELTTEELYEMLSKAKTVPKTSQPPIGDFLSFYEKICNEYDLAIAVHVSGKLSGTYSTSEQASKMVEFPITVIDSKVLSYPLTDMLFTGINAHEQGKSLDEVLESINNLVNAYETYVLIGSLDQLHKSGRMNTTQYLLGNLLSVKPIIQLEDGKIEVVEKVRTDKKALKKIYDRLSATKQEKNLSKIFILHCNAIERANEIKEELQSLHPELSIQISPLSSTVGVHTGEGTIAISWI, via the coding sequence TTGAAAAAAATTGCTTGGATTACTGATAGTACTGCATACTTATCACCAGAACTTAAAAATCACCCTGACATCTATGTACTTAACACGACCCTTCATTTTAACGATGAAATATATAAAGATGAAGAGTTAACGACAGAAGAACTATATGAAATGCTTAGCAAAGCGAAAACAGTTCCGAAAACCTCTCAACCTCCGATCGGTGACTTTTTATCATTTTATGAAAAAATTTGTAATGAATATGATTTGGCAATAGCTGTTCACGTTTCAGGTAAGTTAAGTGGAACATATTCAACAAGTGAACAAGCTTCTAAAATGGTTGAATTCCCTATTACTGTTATTGATTCAAAGGTACTTTCTTACCCTTTAACAGACATGCTTTTCACTGGTATAAATGCTCATGAACAAGGAAAATCACTAGATGAAGTGTTAGAGTCAATAAATAATTTAGTGAATGCCTATGAAACATATGTATTAATTGGAAGCTTAGATCAACTTCATAAAAGTGGCCGCATGAATACAACTCAATATTTACTTGGAAACCTATTAAGTGTGAAACCAATCATTCAATTAGAAGATGGCAAGATTGAAGTAGTAGAAAAAGTTCGTACTGATAAAAAAGCATTAAAGAAAATATATGATCGCCTATCAGCTACGAAACAAGAAAAAAATCTTAGTAAGATTTTTATTTTGCATTGTAATGCTATCGAACGTGCAAATGAAATTAAAGAAGAATTACAATCGCTTCATCCAGAATTATCTATTCAAATCTCACCTTTAAGCTCAACTGTAGGTGTCCATACAGGAGAAGGAACCATTGCAATAAGTTGGATATAA